The Halarchaeum grantii genome contains a region encoding:
- a CDS encoding 50S ribosomal protein L15e has translation MARSFYSHIKDAWKQPGEGKLAELQWQRKQEWRRQGAIERVERPTRLDKARELGYKAKQGVVVARVSVRKGTARQSRHKAGRRTKRQGVNRIGRAKNLQRISEERATRKYVNLRVLNSYWVGEDGSQKWFEVILLDPEHPAIQNDDDLGWIANNSQENRALRGLTSAGRKGRGLRKRGKGTEHVRPSKNGGQRKK, from the coding sequence ATGGCACGAAGCTTCTACTCCCACATCAAGGACGCGTGGAAGCAGCCCGGCGAGGGCAAACTCGCCGAGCTGCAGTGGCAGCGCAAGCAGGAATGGCGCCGACAGGGCGCGATCGAGCGCGTCGAGCGCCCGACCCGCCTCGACAAGGCCCGCGAGCTCGGCTACAAGGCCAAGCAGGGCGTCGTCGTCGCGCGCGTCTCCGTCCGGAAGGGGACCGCCCGGCAGTCCCGCCACAAGGCGGGTCGCCGGACGAAGCGGCAGGGCGTCAACCGCATCGGTCGCGCGAAGAACCTCCAGCGCATCTCCGAGGAGCGCGCGACGCGCAAGTACGTCAACCTCCGCGTGCTGAACTCCTACTGGGTGGGTGAAGACGGGTCGCAGAAGTGGTTCGAAGTCATTCTCCTCGACCCGGAGCATCCCGCCATCCAGAACGACGACGACCTCGGCTGGATCGCGAACAACAGTCAGGAGAACCGCGCGCTGCGCGGTCTCACCTCCGCCGGCCGGAAGGGCCGCGGTCTCCGCAAGCGCGGGAAGGGCACGGAGCACGTCCGTCCCTCGAAGAACGGCGGCCAGCGCAAGAAGTAA